TTCCAACAATAGAGGCcatgaattattatttaaaaactcCAACTCATGATCTATACACCATGCCCTCTCCAAGATTATTTCACACTCATTTACCTTATAGAGTTTTGCCAGACTCAATCAAAAATTCGGATAATTGCAAGATTATATACATAACAAGAAATCCTAAAGATACCATAATTTCTATGTGGCATTTCTTCAATAATCGTAAGCGTTTAGAAGATCTCTTTTCTTTAGAAGAAGTTGTGGAGTACTTTTGCAAAGGGGTTCATCTGTATGGACCATTTTTTGAACATGTTCTTGAATATTgggaagaaagtaaaaaaaagcctcaaaaaatattattcttaaaGTATGAAGACTTGAAGATAGACCCCAAgaaagaggtggcaaaaatagCCTTGTTTCTTGGAAAGTCTTTTGGTAATGAAGAGGATTTGGAGATAGTTTTGAACAAGTGTAGCTTGGAGAGACTTAAGAATTTGGAGGTTAATAAGAGTGGATCAATCTTCTCTTATATCCACAATAGTGCATATTTCAGAAAAGGAGTTGTTGGGGATTGGAAGAATCACATGACACCTGAAATGGAAGAGCAACTTGACAAGATTACCAAGTTGAAGCTTCAAGGGAGTGGCCTTGAACTTTGATACTTATAAACAAGAAGTATTGGAAACACACCTGAACTATTTGacgtgaattattagtttcatttttgaattattgacAGTCTTAAAAGAATCCATCTATTTGGCTAACTCAAATTAAATACACTCCGATCAGCCACATAGCatagcaagtggtctcaaactcttgtacgAGCGtgagactcttaataaaaagccgAGAAAAGTATCGAAACACCCCTAAATTCTTGGTGTTTTTCACCCACGTGGCAAGATCAGAAatgtatttaagttcaattaATCAAATAGATGGGTATAAAGTTGTTAATAATTCAGGGaagaaactaataattcacgtCATCAAATTTAGGAGTGTTTTCATTACTTCTCTCTATTGTAACTACTACTTTAAtaagcttttctattacttcATCCGAATGAGTAATAAGTTAGGGTTGttgaaaataatataacttaaatgtttAAGCGTCTATCTTCCATGTCTTTTTGCATCTCTTTTATGAAGTATGAGTCTAGAAATATCTATTAATTGTTGACACCTATAAAAGTCTATCTTTTGTAATGTTGTTATGCACGcatgaattttttatatattatggaGTGAGTTTTATGTCATTATACTTCTTCGatcttatttatgtattatgtgagaccttttattttaataagtGATATAGATAAGGTGATTTTTAAAGCGGcgtaatatttttgaaattaaaaatattaaatttagagTGTCTATTTTAGAAAAACAGAATTTGTTGATGTGTTAAAATGAAATAGCAGACGTTAATGCTAATGACTTTAgttaagggaaaattgtatataatagcaaactattaattcaaattaaatgatataatcatagtttgatttaattgtacctcatagcaaactgttgctatttcgcctctctcctggtgaatctcgctcaccactctcgtTCTCGATGGGCAGTCTCCCTCGcttctctcgcttttatacaaacacaaatatataaaatgtgtttgtgtttgtataaagcgagagactatatatacttatattttcgttcccctctcccagatctcgctcgccactctctcaGATCTCACTCGTCAttctcccaaatctcgctcgccactctcattcgcctctctcactttatacaaacacaaatgtatacattgcgtttgtgtttgtataaagctaGAGAAAATtctatatacaaatataaatgcatatattttcgtcctatacacttatgattatacaaatacgatcTTCCTTTgtccagttttcttttgtctttttctctttctcactttatacaaacacatattatacaattgatcttttgtatatgtataccgaaacagattatacaattactttcttttgtatatgcgtagcgaaatatacatatttatgtttgttatggagcacaattatgtaaactataattatagcatacaaatataatttttatgtttgctatatgtgaaagttgcttgTTAATTAGAAGATATTAATTAATATCCACTAGTCACCGTCTCGAAGTTTTAATGCTTATGACAGGTAagattcttaattatttttatttttaatatttaaatatggaTAAGAAAATAGTATTATAAGGCAATTTAGACTCTAATTATTTTCTACCAAGTATGTATGACATGGGTGGATTCATTggttgtcttttctttttttttcttcttcaaattttagaGATGtacaaaataaacttaatttaatttacaaaaatatgaTATACCATCAAATTGAatttgacaaatttatttttttactcataTCGTCATACTTATTAAATTTAACGTGAATGATttctaaataaaagtaaagttTAGCGAATTTCAGAAACCTCCTTTTACGTTTTGCTATGTTAATAACTCCTGACGGTGTAAAATAGTCAACAGAGATAAGAGACTTCTCGGAGCAAGTTCTTCCACTAAaaatcgatatatatatatatatatatatatatatatatatatatatatataatgtcaagtctgtgagttttgaaatGGAGACAATTTATTGCTCTTACTTCATTTTACTAGTGTTGAAACTCACGCGATGTGGGAATAATATTATGATCCGACTGCAAAATTTCAttattaatacatatattgggCTATGCCTATCTAATAGAGTTACGAATGGACATCAATTAGGATGACTTTacattcaatcaatttttcattgctaattaaataataaattaactcGTGAtggaatttttttcaaatagctTTCTTTACAAAATCCAAGAAGGAATTTATACTATATGATCATTTTAGGTTATCCTGTACAGGGGCAGAGCTACCCTTGCCCGAGGGGTGTCAAGCGACACCCCTTCATCGGAAAATTACGTTGTATAGGTAAGTCAAATTCTGTTTTTATacctatatatattaaaattgacACTCCTGAACCAAGTTGAAGTGTTGGTTCAGCGGTTCAGGGCCTACAAAGTTTTGCCTTGTCATTGACCTAGGCGTTGGGAGTTCGAACCTGGCTGaagcctatttttttttaaaggctttcaacgttttttttttactttttagacAGCTGTAACTTTTTTGTCTTTagtttttagatagctaaacgtTTTTTTCCTCCAATTTTTAAACCATTGACTTAAATTAAGTttactttagtattttatttttttaaaagaaataaaatacactTTAGGGATTTAGAGTCTAGGGATTAAACAAATccccaattccaaaatcaaaagtTTTGAAGAGGAAGAGTCCAAAACGATCATCTTTGTTCGCTGACTGCGTCGTGCAGTCGTCTTCAGACTTCAATCGCCATTGCTCGGCGTCAATCTACGTCCTGGTCATGGGCTCATGGCAACGGTAAGTTCCTACTTTCTTAcaccttgtatttttttttcctcatcCAATTTGTTGATGCCAATTGCCAGCCATGAGCCGCCCATCATAATGCTCTagcctctatttatatttacttaGTTTTGTTTAGGATTGATTTATCATTtgcaattatatatttttctcatgaaatatttgttttacaatTCAGTCTCAAAAATCAGTGAAGAACTATTTTTTCCAAGTACCAAAATCAAATTTGGCTTCTAATAGTCAACTTACACGGGAAGAAAATGCCAACCAATCAGAAGTACCCCTCCATTCTTCTCAAAGACAAGAAATTGATTTAAATTCTTTAGAATTTGATCCAGCGAAAAGGACTCCAATCTTGAACTATCATCCAAATGATCGTGATGTAATTAGGAGAGCATACCTCTGACAAGGTCCTTGTCAACCTGAGAATCATATTTTTCCTCAAACAGATTTTTATGGAGATATGCGTCGTTTTAATCCTGAATGGTTTAAAGAGTATCATGATTGGTTGGAATATAGTGTAACTAACGATGCAGCATATTGTTTGaattgttatttgtttaaaGATGATAACATTCATCAAGGTGGAGGTGAAGTATTTTCTACTGTAGGGTTTAAGAGTTGGAATAAGAAGAAAAGTTTTAAGCAACATATTGGTGGGCCGAATAGCACTCATAATCAggcaaaaaagaaaagtgaagatCTAATGCGACAACAACAGTCTATTATATCTGCATTTGAGAGACAATCTGATCAAGTTAAACATGAGTATTGGCTTCGCTTGTCTGCCTCAATTGATGTAGTAAGACTTCTTTTGAATCAAGGATTTGCATTTCGGGGTCATGATGAATCTAAATCATCACTTAATAGAggtaattttcttgaaattctctCATGGTATGCGAAACATTGTgataaaatttatgattatgtATTGGAACGTGCTCCTCAGAATGACCAAATGACTTCTCCAATgattcaaaaagatattgtCACTGCGTGTAAGATAGAAACCATCAAAGCTATTATCCAGGAATTAAATGGTGACTATTTTTCTTTATTGGTTGATGAATCTTTTGATGTGTCATGTACGGAGCAAATGGCTATCGTTTTACGATATGTTGATAGAATGGGATTTGTGGTGGAGCGATTGATTGATATTGTACATGTTCAAGATACTAGTGCTTTATCTTTAAAGGGGGCAATTGTCAATGTACTTGCTCAACATTCATTGAGTCTATCCTATGTGCGCGGACAATGTTATGATGGGGCAAGTAATATGCAAGGCGAGATGAATAGCCTTAAAATGTTAATTAGGCAAGAAAGTATCTCAGCTCACTCTATTCATTGTTTTGCTCATCAACTTCAATTAACTCTTGTTGCAATTTCTAAAAAATGTATTCAAGTGGGAGAACTTGTATTATTGGTTTCAAATGTTTTGAATGTTTTGGGAGCTTCTTTTAAGCGTATGGATAAATTTCgagattctaaaaaaaaagaattcaagAGGCATTAGATATGGGTGAACTTACAACTGGTACCGGCTTGCATCAAGAACTTGGTCTTATAAGAGCCGGTGATACTCGTTGGGGATCTCACTACAAATCTTTTAGCAATTTTATTCTTATGTTTGGATCTattgttgatgttcttgatgCACTTGTTGTTGATGCATATTCTACCGATGAAAGAGCTAAGGCAACAAGATATCTCGAAGCTTGTCAAACATTTAAGATTGCTTTTATGTTGCATTTGATGAGAGATATCTTAGGAATCACAGATGAGCTCAATAAATCCTTGCAAAAGAAAGAACAAGATATTGCAAATGCTATGCTACTGATTAAAGTAGCAAATAGAAGGTTGCAAATGCTAAGAGATGATGGATGGGATGCACTTGTTAATAAGGTATCCACATTTTGTATCAAGTATAACATTTTGTTACCTAATTTTGATGAGCCATATGTTAATTCTGGAAGATCAAGGCGTAAACCTTCCGATTATACGGTCTTACATCATTATAGTGTTGAAGTATTTTGTAAGATTATTGATTGGCAGCTTCAAGAACTCAATGATCGTTTCAATGAGGTGACTACTGATTTGCTTCATGGAGTTGCGTGTTTGAATCCAGTTGACTCATTTTCTAGTTTTAACATCAGAAACACAATGAGAATGGCTAAGTTATATCCTGATGACTTTGCTGAGTTTAGTATGAATGCTCTTGAGAATCAACTTGCCACTTACATTATTGATGTTCGTGATATGGATGAAAGGTTCTCCAATCTTAATGGACTTTGTGATCTCTCAAGAAAATTAGTTGAGACAAAGAAGAACCTAAACTTTCCTCTTGTATTCCGCTTAGTGAAATTTGCTTTGCTTTTACCAGTTGCCACTGCATCCGTTGAAAGAGCTTTTTCGGCAATGAAGTTTATTAAAAATGCCTTGCGGAATCGGATGAATGATGAGCTTTTGAGCGGTTGTCTAGTTCCTTTTGTAGAAAAagatgtatttattaatatttctaatGATACTATTGTAAAAACATTTCAAGAGATGAAACCGCGTCGAGTACGGTTGTAATAATGTAATTGTGTTTTGCTTTTattagtaaaatttattttgttgaattttttgtgtgcatactactttatattttgacacccctCAATCTAAATCCTGGATCCACCACTGATCCTATACATTATAGAGTATGCTAGAATCACTAAATGCAAGATGTCATAGAACTCTTATTGCATCACATTAACCAATACGTTAAgtaatgtaaatattttttacactcCTCCTTCACCTATATATAGATGCACATATCATTTGGCCAATTAAACTATATGAACTACcactatttttattaagttttattcctaaaaaatgaGCGAGAAAGAATCATTACCAATTGTgaataatgaagaaatagaGAGAATTATAGAGCAACTACCCAAAACTGATAATTTTTGGAAtattaactttcaactttatcAGTGGGAAGGGTTTTGGTCcacttttatcattttaaaggCAGCCATGATCTTCAAGGCAACCTTCAAAACAGAACCTAATGATGTTATATATCTTGGCATCATCCATGAAAACAGgttttagtttaatttattaatgAATTCATCAAGTATTTTATGTTCTTGTGGAAAAGGTATGTATATGTTCCATatttaaggtaaaaaaaaaatgtgttccTAATTTTCTCTAATATATGTTAAACATTGTGACAACATCATTTATATATGTGTTGAGGGATAGGGGCGGTTGGGGAGGAAGTGTTGAGGGTGGAATATTGGAGCGTAGGGAGGAGACAATTGGCGTGGAATTTCCATTATGGAACTTATACCTAACCCTTAGAGTGTGGTCTTtccttacaattttttttgttgcgTGTATACATTTAAAAGTTAGACTGCCTTAAACTCGTATATAGATCTTGCATCTACCTTTCATCAACTTTATATTTCTCGTCAAGTCCAAATTGTAACTTTTTAcacattaatataattattgacGGAAACAAGATAtttattaactaataaaaaaaactaagtatatattttcattctaaTGTTTGTCTTACAGGTTCAACATGGTTCAAGGCCATATGTGCATCCATCATGCAAGGTAATAAAGACGAAGACGAAGACCTTTTAGGTAAGGATAATCCTCATTTTTATGTTCCAACAATAGAGGCCATggattattatttaaaaactcCAACTCATGATTTCTACACTATGCCCTCTCCAAGATTATCTCACACTCATTTACCTTATAGAGTTTTGCCAGACTCAATCAAAAATTCGGATAATTGCAATATTATATACATAACAAGAAATCCTAAAGATATCTTAATTTCTATGTGGCATTTCTTCAACTATAATCGTAAGCGTTTAGAAGATCTCTCTCCTTTAGAAGAAGTTGTGGAGTACTTTTACAATGGGGTTCATCAGTATGGACCATTTTTTGAACATGTTCTTGAATATTgggaagaaagtaaaaaaaaagcctcaaaaaatattattcttaaaGTATGAACACTTGAAGATAGACCCTAAgaaagaggtggcaaaaatagCCTTGTTTCTTGGAAAGCCTTTTGGTAATGAAGAGGATTTGGAGATAGTTTTGAACAAGTGTAGCTTGGAGAGGCTTAAGAATTTGGAGGTTAATAAGAGTGGATCAATCTTCTCTTATATCCAAAATAGTGCATGTTTTAGAAAGGGGGTTGTTGGGGATTGGAAGAATCACATGACACCTGAAATGGAATAGCAATTTGACAAGATTACCAAGTTGAAGCTTCAAGGGAGTGGCCTTGAACTTTGATTCTTATAAGAGAGAAGTATTAAAGACATACTTGAACTTGGcatgaattattagtttcatccctAATTTATTGACAACCATAAAAACACCTCTCTACTTGACTAACTCAACTTAAATATACCCCTGATCTATGTCACGTGACATAACAAGTGGTCTCAAAGTACTCTTGTACGAGAGTGTGAGCTCTTAATAGAAAGCCAAGATAAGTGCTGAAAATACCCCTAAACTTGATgagaatttaggggtgtatttcactTATGCGGCAGGATCAGATgtgtatttaaattcaattactCAAGTAGAGGCGGATGTTTTTAAAGCTATCAATAGTTCGAAAACGAAACGAAGAATTCATGTTAAGTTTAAGGATGGTTTCAATACTTCTTCTTATAATTAGTACTTTAAtaagcttttctattacttcGTCCGAATGAATAATTAGTTAATGTTgttgaaaataataaacttaaatatttaaacgTCTTCATgtctttttagttattttaagtGCATATCCTTTATTAAGTACGAGTTTCAAAGTATCTCTTCATACTTGACACCTATAAAAATTTACCCTTTGTAATGTTGTTATGCACACgtgaaattttaatatattatggAGTGAGCTTTATGTTGATTGGGAAGTAATTATATTGAAGCTTTAATATATTGTCATTCCTCTACATTGTTTTAGCGAAGCTTTCTCTACTGTTGATTGGGACGTAATTACGCTTATAATGATGCaattataattgaattaatattGCCTTGCTTGTGCATGACTCCACTCTTTGAGATGCGATGTGTCTCTGATCGTAAACGTGAGATGTTTTGTGCATCAGACTGTCCGTTTTTAATAGAAAGTAGTATCAAAATTTTTGTGtgccattttttttcttcaaaaactGGATTGCCATTGAAATCTGATTATATATGAAGAAGGAGGGCTAGGCCATATATATAAAGACAGAGGAACAAACTTGTAATTGTCTAAGCTAGGTTTTGGAAAATAATACTCCATGTACATAACAAGAATTTTACATAACTAATTCCATTTTACAGAAAAGTTAAAAGTATgaataaatgaaaatgttttagaAAACTTAAACTAGATGGGAGCAAAACCAATTAATTTCCATTTTgatcataaaagtaaaaaaaaaaaaacacataagaTTACAACAACTATACATCTCATCTAAACATGTTGGTATCGAGCTATATGAATCACTGACCATATTCTTCGTAAACAATTTACAAAGACGAGGAagaatttttctcaaaaaaacactaaaactaaaccaaaagaaaattaaatttcatagACTGCCTCTAAATAATGTAGAATGTCTAATGTCAAAGTGATCACTAACAAACTCTAAAGGCCTAAAAGTTtcatttcttattcttttaacATTAGGACTTGACAAACCTCTATGCTTAAATCCATACAATTTAAGCACTTGATTATCTGCAAAATTAAAAGCTCTTTCCATACTTTTTCAAACACTTTTCAACTGGATAATCCCCATAACTTCCACAAGGCTTACAACCAACAAAATGTGTCACAAAAGGCCATCTCTTATCTCCAAAACCTGGATGGTATTTTTTGAATCATTTCTTCATATCAATCCAATAACCATGTAAATAATACgaattttcaataaaaagcCTTGTCCATCCACTTATTATTCCTCAATATTAACATGTATATCAATGTTGTATATCCAACTGCAAAATTTCATTATTAATACATAGATTGTGCTATGCCTAATCCCCACCTTTggtggattttttttaaaaaaaaataatagagctaTGGATGGGCATCAATTAGGATAACTTTACATTCAATTGATTTTTCATTGctaattaaatcataaattaactcatgatgaattttttttcaaatatatttttacaaagacTAAGAAGAAATTTATACTATATGATCTTTTTGGCTATCCTATAAATTATAGAGTATGCTAGAATAACCAAATGCAAGATGTTATAGATCTCTCATTGCATCACATTAATTAGGTTAAGTAATTTGATTAtgtaaacattttttaaaacgACTCTTCGTTCCTCTATATATAGATACATATCATTTGGCTAATTAAACTATATGAACTAccactatttttattaattccattcataaaatgagtgagaaaaaATCATCAGCAATTGTgaataatgaagaaatagaGAGAATTATAGAGAAACTGCCCAAAACTTATCATTCGTGGAATAACATTGATCAACTTTATCAGTGGGAAGGGTTTTGGTCCACTCTTATCATTTTAAAGGCAGTCATGATCTTCAAGGCAACCTTCAAAACAGAACCTAATGATGTTCTCTTGGTATCTTCCATAAAAACAggtttttattaatcaattggtttgagtttgattaatgaattcATCAACTATTTTATCTTCTTgtggaaaaatatatatgttccATTTTTAAGGTTGTGTATTTGGTACGAAAGAAAATGTGTTCCTAATTTTCTCTGATGTTAAATATTATCACaatagcatatatatatatatatatatacacactagtTTTTTGACACATGTGTTACACATGAATaataattccaaaaatatatgttacgTTATAGTAAATAATATTGTttatttaagcgaagatttgaat
The DNA window shown above is from Solanum stenotomum isolate F172 chromosome 6, ASM1918654v1, whole genome shotgun sequence and carries:
- the LOC125868335 gene encoding cytosolic sulfotransferase 5-like, with product MSEKKSSPIVNNEEIERIIEQLPKIDYFWNKIQLYQWEGFWSTLTTVKAAMVFKATFKSKPNDVLLASSMKTGSTWLKAICVSIMQGNKEEEEDLLVKDNPHFHVPTIEAMNYYLKTPTHDLYTMPSPRLFHTHLPYRVLPDSIKNSDNCKIIYITRNPKDTIISMWHFFNNRKRLEDLFSLEEVVEYFCKGVHLYGPFFEHVLEYWEESKKKPQKILFLKYEDLKIDPKKEVAKIALFLGKSFGNEEDLEIVLNKCSLERLKNLEVNKSGSIFSYIHNSAYFRKGVVGDWKNHMTPEMEEQLDKITKLKLQGSGLEL